One window of Candidatus Nitrospira kreftii genomic DNA carries:
- a CDS encoding hypothetical protein (conserved membrane protein of unknown function), with product MIGGLAAWYAGLWCVSAIAPYDRQDWLLENLLALTAVTTLVLTFRRFQFTTSSYVLITAFLTLHAIGAHYTYAEVPFGFWLQRTFELARNPFDRIVHFSYGLLLVYPLREVLVRLVGIRGFWSYYLPVSGMVAQSGCFEMIEALVATVVNPELGTAYLGTQGDEWDAQKDMAAAFGGAVITSLILLFTRRRDGFVVQHDRYLSSLGR from the coding sequence GTGATTGGAGGGCTGGCGGCCTGGTATGCGGGGCTGTGGTGTGTTTCGGCCATAGCTCCGTACGATCGCCAAGACTGGCTGTTAGAAAACCTTCTCGCACTGACTGCGGTGACCACACTTGTTCTGACCTTCAGGCGATTTCAATTTACGACTTCTTCATATGTACTCATCACGGCGTTTTTGACGCTTCATGCCATTGGCGCTCACTATACATATGCCGAGGTTCCCTTCGGATTCTGGCTGCAACGGACCTTCGAGTTGGCTCGCAACCCCTTTGATCGCATCGTGCATTTTTCCTATGGTCTGCTCTTGGTCTACCCTCTTCGTGAGGTGCTGGTGCGATTGGTTGGCATCAGAGGATTCTGGTCGTATTATCTACCGGTCAGCGGCATGGTGGCTCAGAGTGGTTGTTTTGAGATGATTGAAGCTCTGGTCGCCACGGTCGTCAATCCAGAATTAGGTACCGCCTATCTCGGTACACAAGGGGACGAATGGGACGCGCAGAAAGATATGGCGGCTGCCTTTGGCGGCGCAGTCATCACCAGCCTTATCCTGCTTTTCACCCGACGGCGTGATGGGTTCGTCGTGCAACACGACAGATATCTGAGTTCTTTAGGACGATGA
- a CDS encoding hypothetical protein (conserved protein of unknown function): MRQRSRLFLLGLVIWYLLLSCWAAYEPADRQFWLLSSLLPSFWVLLLVGTYRYLPLSPASYALITLFLTLHMIGVHYTYAQMPMGDLIDRALHMGRNHYDRVVHFGFGFLLTYPLEELFRLTGSLRGWLLYYLPVMTILGLSGLWEIIESWVARVVHPELGIIYLGSQGDIWDAQKDMAAALYGSLLCVGLLLVWRLTLRSSRRCDAEPLADVLN, encoded by the coding sequence ATGAGGCAACGGAGTCGACTCTTTCTGTTGGGACTGGTTATCTGGTACCTGCTGCTCTCCTGTTGGGCAGCCTATGAGCCGGCTGATCGGCAATTCTGGCTGCTGTCCAGTCTACTTCCCAGCTTTTGGGTTTTGCTCTTGGTCGGCACGTACCGATACCTGCCTTTGTCGCCAGCTTCATATGCATTGATCACACTATTTCTCACTTTACATATGATCGGCGTCCACTACACCTATGCGCAGATGCCCATGGGGGATTTGATCGATCGTGCCCTTCACATGGGACGGAACCACTATGATCGGGTTGTACATTTTGGTTTCGGCTTTTTACTCACCTATCCTCTTGAAGAGCTGTTTCGTCTCACCGGATCCTTGCGCGGCTGGCTCCTCTATTATCTGCCCGTCATGACGATTCTCGGCCTCAGCGGGCTGTGGGAAATCATCGAATCATGGGTGGCCCGTGTCGTCCATCCCGAGCTAGGCATCATCTACCTGGGATCTCAGGGAGACATATGGGATGCACAGAAAGACATGGCTGCGGCCCTGTATGGTTCGCTACTCTGCGTAGGACTCCTCCTGGTCTGGCGCCTTACGTTGAGGAGTTCGCGACGGTGTGACGCCGAACCTCTTGCCGACGTACTCAATTGA
- a CDS encoding hypothetical protein (conserved protein of unknown function) translates to MKRVDLLPHLMVVGTLLLIPSWICAESLGSGINSTASPETRESGQSQSSIQNKAADMTEHQQGATEKYDVVPVRRGELVDDTGHTLDQVVKNKKGETLGTIEKLLKDKKTGRIEYAVLELQETRHHIPLQWTLIQQDKGKLTLNASKDELHPQTNSLYTKDLSPDISHYMSEINKVRSQPKPTSKNQTKRDIDSPAATGPMGESAVGGGGPSGTRPLPPGGAPGYEGGHPSSKR, encoded by the coding sequence ATGAAAAGGGTCGACTTATTGCCCCACCTAATGGTCGTTGGCACGCTCTTGTTGATACCGAGTTGGATTTGTGCGGAGAGCTTGGGTTCTGGGATCAACAGCACTGCCTCACCTGAGACGAGGGAATCAGGGCAGTCCCAATCATCCATTCAGAACAAAGCTGCCGATATGACCGAGCATCAACAAGGCGCTACTGAGAAATATGATGTCGTGCCGGTACGTCGAGGGGAGTTAGTCGATGATACAGGGCACACATTAGATCAAGTCGTTAAGAATAAAAAAGGGGAAACCCTGGGCACCATCGAGAAGCTACTCAAAGATAAGAAAACGGGTCGAATTGAATATGCAGTCCTCGAGTTGCAGGAGACGAGACATCACATACCGCTCCAGTGGACTCTCATTCAACAGGATAAAGGTAAACTGACCCTCAACGCTTCCAAAGATGAACTACACCCGCAAACGAATTCCCTCTACACGAAGGACCTGTCGCCGGATATCTCACACTACATGAGTGAAATTAATAAGGTTCGCAGCCAACCGAAGCCTACGAGCAAGAACCAGACAAAGAGAGATATCGATAGTCCTGCGGCTACAGGTCCGATGGGGGAATCGGCTGTAGGAGGCGGGGGGCCTAGTGGTACGCGCCCGCTGCCGCCAGGCGGGGCGCCAGGTTATGAAGGTGGACACCCGAGCAGCAAGCGCTAA